A genomic window from Lotus japonicus ecotype B-129 chromosome 1, LjGifu_v1.2 includes:
- the LOC130729979 gene encoding zinc finger protein 6-like isoform X1, which yields MKEKEDEEGSNGSSSQNVLDFVNLSKDDSVCGSVQELDFFNLGKTAVGSSSSSRANNNDINDGEGRDEEKTSESKTFSCNFCKRQFSSSQALGGHQNAHKPERALAKRRQELHNAGAFCHPHFPYYTYPSLSTSPYYGSYSKALGIRRDSMIHKPAYPLTPPGFRFGQGASAWSSMQDMLNISSLDRLRMGPGLNPNIGVGILGNGGSISAPPPLKVEDEGSRTAGTTLQFGESSANAAARSNTTLDKSTLVTTGEHHQSNVEEPDPSGLDLSLKL from the coding sequence atgaaggagaaggaagacGAGGAGGGTTCCAACGGATCAAGTTCCCAGAATGTTCTTGATTTCGTGAATCTCTCCAAAGATGATTCTGTTTGTGGGTCGGTGCAAGAGCTTGATTTTTTCAACTTGGGGAAAACCGCGGtgggttcatcatcatcaagccGGGCTAATAACAATGACATCAACGACGGTGAAGGCAGAGACGAGGAGAAAACCTCTGAATCGAAGACTTTCTCTTGTAACTTTTGCAAGAGGCAGTTTTCTTCGTCACAAGCCCTCGGAGGACATCAGAATGCCCACAAGCCTGAACGCGCACTTGCAAAGCGTAGACAAGAGCTTCACAACGCTGGTGCTTTTTGCCACCCTCATTTTCCTTATTACACTTATCCTAGTCTCTCAACATCCCCTTATTATGGATCTTATAGCAAAGCACTTGGGATTAGGAGGGATTCCATGATTCACAAGCCAGCCTATCCTCTCACCCCACCTGGCTTCAGGTTTGGTCAAGGTGCTTCTGCTTGGTCATCAATGCAAGACATGTTGAACATTTCTTCTCTTGATAGATTGAGGATGGGTCCTGGTTTGAATCCAAATATTGGAGTTGGGATTCTAGGAAATGGAGGTTCAATTAGTGCACCACCACCTTTGAAGGTAGAAGATGAGGGTAGTAGAACTGCTGGAACCACTCTCCAATTTGGAGAATCTTCTGCAAATGCTGCTGCAAGGTCAAACACAACCCTGGACAAGTCAACTCTGGTTACCACTGGTGAACATCATCAGTCCAACGTTGAAGAACCTGACCCTTCTGGGCTTGATTTGTCTCTTAAACTTTAA